CGCCGCTTTGACCGCCGCGATGTCCAAGCCCAGCTGGAAACCCGGCCGCCGCCAATCGACCCATGCGACCCGGTCGCCGAAGCATTCCTTCGTCAGCGCCGCGCCGTCGGCCGCGGTCGCCAGCGCGATGCCGGAATCGGGGTGCAGGTGGTCGACGTGCGCGGCGTCGACCAAGCCGTGCATCGCCGTGTCGATCGACGGCGCCGCACCGCTCCGGCCGTGCAGGCAGTAGTCGAACGCGGCGACCATCTCGTCCTCGCGCTCGACGCCCGGGTACACATCCACGAGCGACCGCAGACGGTCGAGCCGCAGCACGGCGAGCCCGTCCTGGGTCAAGGTGCCCAAGTCGCCGCCCGAACCCTTGACCCACAACAGCTCCGCAGGCGATCCGGTGACCGGATCCACAATGGACCCTTTGGCGGAGGTATTGCCGCCGGCGTAGTTGGTGTTGCGCGGATCGCCGCCCAGCCTGTTGCTGCGCGCGACCAGTTCCTCCGGCACAGTCACGGTCACGCTCCCCATCCGGCCTGCTGCCCGTCGGCACGCTCGGCCTCGATCCTCTCCTGGTAGCCGCTGCGGTGGTAGGCCGCGACCGGGTCCGGGTCCAGCCCGGCCTCTTCGCGCACCTCCGCGAGCAGCGGCCGGACGTCGGTGTTGTACGCGTCCATCAGGATCGCGTTCGCGCCCAGCACATCTCCGCTCTGCTGGGCGGCGCGCAGCGCGGGCCGGTCGACCAGCAGCGCCTTCGCCGTGGCCTCCTGGACGTTCATCACCGACCGGATGATCGCCGGGATCTTCGCCTCGATGTTGTGACACTGATCCAGCATGAAGTTGATGCCGTAGGACGGGTCGAGCGCGTCGCCGCGGACGATCTCGTACATGATCCGGAACAACTGGAACGGATCCGCCGCACCGGCCATCAGGTCGTCGTCGGCGTAGAACCGGGAGTTGAAGTCGAAAGCGCCCAGCTTCCCCGCGCGCAACAGGAACGCGACGATGAACTCGATGTTCGTGCCGGGCGCGTGGTGTCCGGTGTCGATGCACACCGTCGCCTTCTCCCCCAGCTCCAGGCAGTGCGCGTAGGACGTGCCCCAGTCTGGCACGTCGGTAGCGTAGAACGCCGGCTCGAACAGCTTGTACTCCAACAGCATCCGCTGGCCGGCACCAAGCCGGTCGTATGCCTCGCGAAGTGCCGCGGCGAGCCGGTCCTGCCGGTCTCGCAGGTCGTCCTGGCCCGGATAGTTGAGGCCGTCGGAGAACCACAGCTTCAGATCGCGGGAACCGGTCGCGTCCATCACGGCGACCGCCTCGAGCAGGTGGTCGGTCGCCTTGCGCCGGATCCCGGCGTCCGGGTTGGTGACCGAGCCGAGCTTGTAGTCCTCGTCCTGGAACACGTTCGTGTTGATCGCACCGATCTCGACGCCGAGGTCCTCCGCGTAGCGGCGCAACGCACCGAAATCCTCGACGTGGTCCCACGGGATGTGCAGCGCCACGCTCGGCGCCGCGCCGGTGAGCCGGTGCACGACCGCTGCGTCCGCGATCTTCTCCTCCGGGGTGCGCGGGACTCCGCGCTGCGGGAACACCTTGAACCGGGTCCCCGAATTCGCGAACGCCCACGACGGCGTCTCGATCCGCTGCGCCCGCAGTGCGGACTTCACGGCCGTCAGGTCGGACAAGTCGATCACTTCTCTTCTGCTCATGCGCTTTCGCGCTTTCCGTCAAGGTGGAAGACCTCGTTCAGCAGCCACAGGTTCTCGTCCGGCCGATGTTCGCCCGATCCAGTGAAGAAGGCCGCCATCTCCGCCTGCCAGCGCGCGTTGACCTCGGTACGCTCCATCGCTGCCTGCGCGGCGGCGAGGTCGTCCGCCTCCACGTAGCCGATGAGGAGGCCGTCCTCGCGGAGGAAGAGCGAGTAGTTCCGCCAGCCGCATTCGGCGAGCGCGGCCCGCATCTCGGGCCACACGGCGCGGTGCCGCTCGGCGTATTCCTCCAGCCGGTCGGGTTTCACCTGCAGGCAGAAGCAGTATCGAGCCACAGTCGGTCCTCCGTGGACCCGGCCGGACGAAGCCCAGCCGGGTCCGGGCGTCAGAAGTTGAACTTGTCGATGTTGTTCGCGTCGAAGGTCGTCGGCGGTCCGAGCACGATCTCGCCGTCCGCGCCGATCGTGTACTCGCCGAGCTTGCCGGCCTTGAACTTCTCGCCTTGCTTGCCGGTGATCTGGCCAGACTCCAGCGCGACGCCCGCGTACGCGGCGAGGTAGCCGATGTCCGCCGGGTTCCACAGCGCGAACTGCTTGACCGTGCCGTCCTTGACGAATGCGCGCATCTGGTTCGGCGTGCCGAGCCCGGTCACCGCGACTTTGCCCTTGTAGCTCGACGAACTGACGTACCGGGCCGCGGCCGCGATTCCGACCGTCGTGGGTGCCACGATCACCTTGAGGTTCGGGAACGACTGCAGCAGGCCCTGTGCTTCCTGGAACGACTTCTGGTCGTCGTCGTTGCCGTAGGCGACCTTGTCCAGTTTCAGGCCCGCGTAGTCCGGCTTGGCGAGTTCCTTCTTCAGCACGTCGATCCAGGCGTTCTGGTTGGTGGCGTTGGGCGTCGCGGACAGCACCGCGATCTCCCCGGACCCGCCGGACAGTTCCTTCGCCTGCTTGGCCAGCTGCTCGCCGATGCCTTGCGTGGTCGCCTGGTTGATGAACACGTCGCGACAGTTCTTGGCCGCGTCCGAGTCGAACGCGACGACCTTGATGCCCGCGCTGCGGGCCTGGTTCAGCGACGGGCACACCGCGTTCGGGTCGTTCGCGGCGATGCCGATGACGTCCTGCTGCTGCTGGATCAGTGTGTTGATGTAGCTGACTTGCGAGGACGCGCTCGCGTCGTTCGGGCCGACCAGCTTGTACTCGCCCTTCAGCTCGCTCAGCGCCGCTTTGCCTCCGCTGGCCTCGATGTCGCTGTAGGGATTGTTGAGCTGCTTGGGCAGGAAGGCCATCTTGACGCCGGTCTTGGACGCGGCGTTCGGGTTCGCCGACGCGGTGGACGCAGCCGGCCCGGAACCCGAACTGCTGTTCTTCGTGGTGCCGCCACAGGCGGTGAGACCGAGCACCAGGACGGCCGCGCTTGCGACCGACACGGCGCCGGAGGGGAATCGACGGGACATCATTGTCACCTTTCTGGAATTGCCGCGCTGCGGGCCCGATGCCGGCGCCGCAGCGCCGCACCGGCAGAGGAGAGGAGATTGGGCAGCAGAACCGAGATGATCAGCAGGACCCCGGTCACGACGTTCAGGGCTTCGTTCGACACGTCCTGCAGGCGCAACGCGTTCTGCAGGACCGCCAGCAGCAGCACCCCGCCGAGCACCCCGGGCAGCGTGCCCTTGCCGCCGAAGATCGAGACGCCGCCGAGCAGCACGGCGGCCACCACCGCGAGTTCCAGTCCGAAACCATTGTCGGCACGGGCGCTCGAATAGCGCAGCGTCCAGAGGACCCCGGCCAGTCCGGCGACGGCCCCGCTCACCACGTAGAGCCAGAACTTCAGCCGTCCGGTGCGGATGCCGGCGAATCGCGCCGCCTGATCGCTCGCGCCGGCGGCGAACGCGGCGCGGCCGACCGGCGTCGCGTGCAGCACCACCCCGAAAACGACCGCCAGCGCGAGCAGCGGCAGCAACACGTTCGGGAGCGCGCCGCCTCCGGCGACCCAGCCGGTGTAGGAGGCCGGGAAGTCGGCGACCGCGCTGTCCCCCAGAACCACGAAGGCCAAGCCCCGGAACAGGGCCATCGTGCCGATGGTGACGGCGAGAGACGGCAGCTTCAGCACGGTCACGAAGAAGCCGTTCACCGCGCCGAGCAACGCCCCGAGGACGATGCAGAGCGGAATGATCGTCTGGATGCTGAGGCCCGCGTTCCACAGCGAGCCCATCACCGCCGAGGTCAGCCCGAGCGTGCTCGCCACCGAGAGATCGATCTCGCCGGTGACGATGACGAACGTCATCGGCAGCGCCATCAACGCGATCGGCAGCAGGTCCAGCAACAGGAACGTGAAGTTGCGGCTGGTGCCGAAGTTCTCGACGGCGCCGGACGCGATCGCCAGGCCCGCGACGGCGACAGCGATCACGGCGACGTCCCAGCTGAGCAGCCGGCCGAGCCGGTTCCCGCGGTCAGACATGGGAATTCCTCTTCTTGAGCGCTTTGGCGACGCGGACCGCGACCAGCCGGTCTGCGCCGATGGCCAGCAGGATCAGCGCGCCGACGATCGCCTGCTGCCAGAACTGGTTGATGTCCAGAACCGCCAGCGAGCTGCCGATCACAGTCAGCAGGAGCGCGCCGAGGCTCGCGCCCCACACCGATCCGCTGCCGCCGAACACCGCGACCCCGCCCACGACCGCCGCGGCGACGACGTTGAGCTCGTAACCGGTTCCCGCCGCGGCATCGACCGTGCTGAACCGGGCGGCGAAGAGCACGCCCGCCAGCCCGGCCAGCGCTCCGCAGACGAGGAACGCGACCGTGGTGTTGCGGCCGACCTTGATGCCCGCCAGCTCGGCAGCCTGCGGACTCGACCCCATGGCATACAGCTCGCGTCCGCCGCGATAGCTGCGCAACACGACCCCGGCGACCACCAGCACGAGCACCGCGATCAAGACCAGCCATGGCACCCCCAGCAGCGACGCGTCCCCGAACTCCACGAACGAGCGAGGCAGCTTGTCGGCGTTGATCTGCTGACCGCCGGCCCAGAAATAGGTCACCCCGCGAAACGCGTACAGCGTGCCGAGCGTGACGACCAGCGCCGGCACCCGGCCGAAGCGCACCACCGCGCCGTTCACCAGCCCGCACCCCGCGCCGATGCCAAGCCCGGCCAGCAACGCCACGATCACCGGCAACCCCGGGTTGCCCTCCATCAACGAACCGACCGCGAAAGCCGACAGGCCGAGCACCGAACCGACCGACAGGTCGATGTTGCGCGTGATCATCACGATCGCTTGCCCCACGGCCAGCACCGCGAGGATCGCCGTGCCCAGCAGGATGTCCCTGATGTTCTGCCCGGACAGGAACCGGCCGTTCTGGGTCGCGGTGAACGCCACGAGCACCAGCAGCGCCAAGACGATGCCCGACTCGCGCGCTTTGAACACAGCCCCGAACACCGTCCTGCCCATGCCCGCGCTCGCCTGCGGGGGCGGCGCGGCAGCCACCTTCGTCGCGTTCATGCCGCCGCTCCCTGTCCCATCGCCGCGAACATCACCGAGTTCTCGTCGGCGTCGGACCGCGGAATCTCCGCGACGATCCGGCCTTCGCGCATCACGAGCACCCGGTCGGCCATGCCGAGCACCTCGGGCAGCTCCGACGACACCATCACCACGGCCACGCCTTCCGCGGCGAGCGATGACATGAGCCGGTGCACCTCGGCCTTCGTGCCGACATCGATTCCGCGGGTCGGCTCGTCCACGATCAGCACCCGCGGCGCCATCGCCAGCCACTTGGCCAGGACGACCTTCTGCTGGTTGCCGCCGGACAGTGTCGCGACCGGGTCGCCAAGACG
This sequence is a window from Amycolatopsis benzoatilytica AK 16/65. Protein-coding genes within it:
- a CDS encoding ABC transporter permease subunit; this translates as MNATKVAAAPPPQASAGMGRTVFGAVFKARESGIVLALLVLVAFTATQNGRFLSGQNIRDILLGTAILAVLAVGQAIVMITRNIDLSVGSVLGLSAFAVGSLMEGNPGLPVIVALLAGLGIGAGCGLVNGAVVRFGRVPALVVTLGTLYAFRGVTYFWAGGQQINADKLPRSFVEFGDASLLGVPWLVLIAVLVLVVAGVVLRSYRGGRELYAMGSSPQAAELAGIKVGRNTTVAFLVCGALAGLAGVLFAARFSTVDAAAGTGYELNVVAAAVVGGVAVFGGSGSVWGASLGALLLTVIGSSLAVLDINQFWQQAIVGALILLAIGADRLVAVRVAKALKKRNSHV
- the rhaI gene encoding L-rhamnose isomerase, which codes for MSRREVIDLSDLTAVKSALRAQRIETPSWAFANSGTRFKVFPQRGVPRTPEEKIADAAVVHRLTGAAPSVALHIPWDHVEDFGALRRYAEDLGVEIGAINTNVFQDEDYKLGSVTNPDAGIRRKATDHLLEAVAVMDATGSRDLKLWFSDGLNYPGQDDLRDRQDRLAAALREAYDRLGAGQRMLLEYKLFEPAFYATDVPDWGTSYAHCLELGEKATVCIDTGHHAPGTNIEFIVAFLLRAGKLGAFDFNSRFYADDDLMAGAADPFQLFRIMYEIVRGDALDPSYGINFMLDQCHNIEAKIPAIIRSVMNVQEATAKALLVDRPALRAAQQSGDVLGANAILMDAYNTDVRPLLAEVREEAGLDPDPVAAYHRSGYQERIEAERADGQQAGWGA
- a CDS encoding L-rhamnose mutarotase; translation: MARYCFCLQVKPDRLEEYAERHRAVWPEMRAALAECGWRNYSLFLREDGLLIGYVEADDLAAAQAAMERTEVNARWQAEMAAFFTGSGEHRPDENLWLLNEVFHLDGKRESA
- a CDS encoding ABC transporter permease: MSDRGNRLGRLLSWDVAVIAVAVAGLAIASGAVENFGTSRNFTFLLLDLLPIALMALPMTFVIVTGEIDLSVASTLGLTSAVMGSLWNAGLSIQTIIPLCIVLGALLGAVNGFFVTVLKLPSLAVTIGTMALFRGLAFVVLGDSAVADFPASYTGWVAGGGALPNVLLPLLALAVVFGVVLHATPVGRAAFAAGASDQAARFAGIRTGRLKFWLYVVSGAVAGLAGVLWTLRYSSARADNGFGLELAVVAAVLLGGVSIFGGKGTLPGVLGGVLLLAVLQNALRLQDVSNEALNVVTGVLLIISVLLPNLLSSAGAALRRRHRARSAAIPER
- the rhaS gene encoding rhamnose ABC transporter substrate-binding protein, whose protein sequence is MSRRFPSGAVSVASAAVLVLGLTACGGTTKNSSSGSGPAASTASANPNAASKTGVKMAFLPKQLNNPYSDIEASGGKAALSELKGEYKLVGPNDASASSQVSYINTLIQQQQDVIGIAANDPNAVCPSLNQARSAGIKVVAFDSDAAKNCRDVFINQATTQGIGEQLAKQAKELSGGSGEIAVLSATPNATNQNAWIDVLKKELAKPDYAGLKLDKVAYGNDDDQKSFQEAQGLLQSFPNLKVIVAPTTVGIAAAARYVSSSSYKGKVAVTGLGTPNQMRAFVKDGTVKQFALWNPADIGYLAAYAGVALESGQITGKQGEKFKAGKLGEYTIGADGEIVLGPPTTFDANNIDKFNF